TAGCAGCTATCGTGTATTCCACGGTGCCCTCGGCTGTATAAAGGGCAGCGGCTTGCTGACTGGCGGCAATCAGTCGATCGTAGCGATCAGGAGTGTAGAGGGCTCTGGCCGTTTCAGCGTCGTGCAGCCAGGCGGCGACGGTGGCAAAGGACTGTAGAGGGGCACCTTGTGCGATCGCATGTGCCATGTAGCCAGCCGAAGCACAAATCGCCAGACCCCCTATCTGCTCATCTGCCACCTCAGGCAGCGTTGGCATAAACGTGGCTGCCGCCTGGATATCCTCAATTTTCATCGCAGGGCTCTCCAGCGCCCGGATTGCCCCTTCACTCTCGCCAAAATTGCGAAAGTCAAATGCCAGTGCTGCAAAGCCGCGATCGGCCAGCTCCTCTGCATAGAGCCCCGACATCTGCTCTTTAACGGAGGTCCAAGAGCCGGTCACGACAATGCCCGGTAGCTCTTGCCCAGCGGTATAATTATCCGGCAGGTACAGGTTGCCCACCAGCGTCTCACCCTGGCTTTCGAAGGTGACTTGTCTGACTTGGGCAGCTTCAGCAGTGGCGGCTATGAGGATTGCGGTGGATGCGATCGCAGCACTAAGCAAGTATTTCATGGAGTGTCTCCCTATAGAATTCAAAATTCGCTTCTAAACTGAGTGCAAACTGTTTTAGTGGCTAGATTCAACCATAGCGTTGTGCCTTTCAGCGCCTGACAAGAACTACTATCGAGGAAATCTGCAAACGGATCTTGTATTTACTTGCTAAATCTTGGTAGAAAATTGCTCACGGGTCTGTTGAGAGTTAAATTGATCGCTTGAACCCAGTAGATGTAGCCACTCCTGCGGCAGTTTTGCTGCTGACAACGCCTTTTACCTTCTCCTGCAATTCCTAAGGGATGCTGCCTTAGCAGCCATGAGGCGCTTTTAACCTGACCTGAGTCGCTATTTGAACCGCCATGCAAAGCCAGATTGCCTTTGTCGATAGCCAGACTCTAAAGCCCAACCCGGATGTCAACGCGGGCCGTATTCTGGTGTCGAGCAAAGACTTGCCCTGGGAAGGGATATACCTCGAAAAAGGCGAAAACGAAGGATTTACGCCCCAAGATGTCACCGTCACTCAGCACTACTTCGCTATGAACACTGGCCCAGCCTTCGAGTGGGAGTGGAAAGACGGCAAGACATTCAAAACTCACCGTTATGAAACTGGCGACCTATGGATTAACCCAGCAGGCATTCCGTTCTCCCACCGCATTGGTACTTACAATCAGTTTGCGCTGCTAACGCTTGACCCGGCTAAGATCGCTGATGCTCTAGCTGACCATCCTCTAGTTGAGCGCCAGGTATTCAGGCGGCAGCACTAAGCTCAAGACAAGCACATTCAGGTCTTAATGCAGGCGCTGCTGATCGAAGCTGAAAGCGGCGGCCCCAACGGTAGGCTCTACGGGGATACGCTCACTACCGCGCTGGCGGCGCACTTTGTAAATCACTACAGTACCGCTAGCCCGCTCGATTTTAGCTCCCTTAAGATCATTGACCGGCAACGGCTGGGCAGTGTGGTTGACTATATCGAAGCTCACCTGAGCGAGGATATCGGCCTTAGCGATCTGGCGTTGGAGGCGGGTCTGAGCAAATTTCACTTTTCTCGGTTGTTTAAAGCGGCAACTGGGCTCACGCCCCACAAGTACCTGCTGAAACGCCGCATTGAACACGCTGCCCAGGCCTTACAAAAAAGAGCAATGACTCTTTCTGAAGCCAGCTATCTGTTTGGCTTTACCGATCAGTCCCACTTTACCCGCGTATTTAAGCAGGTTAAGGGCATGACGCCAAAGCAGTTTGTGGGCATTTATCCGGATACAGGCTCTAACTCGAAGGCCTCACAGCAAACCGAAGCAGATTTTGCCCGTATTCACGCACGGCACACCACAGGAGGTAAGCGACTATAAAAGCCCTTGTCATGTAGCAGCATGCCTGGGCATGGTTGCGATCGCAATACTGCTGACCCCCTCCACAATGACGCTGGCCTTGGCTTAACCCTATACGTGCTTAGGCAGCTGTTAGTCAATAACCGCTTGGCAATAATGGTGGATAGAATATGGCAATAGAGCGTGTTCTAACTTAAATAGGTAGTTTAAGATTCAAATTCTTTAGTGTAAGAATTTAGCATGCTAGATACATCACAGCAGACATAGAACGAGTAGAGCAATTTGATGATTACTGTTCATCACCTGAATAATTCTCGCTCCCAGCGCATTTTGTGGTTGTTGGAAGAGCTGGGGCTGGAATATGACATAAAGTATTATGAACGTGACCCCGAAACGCTGCTAGCACCAGTATCTCTGCGTCAGGTTCATCCCCTTGGTAAATCGCCAGTTGTCACTGATGGAACAATGACTTTAGCGGAGTCTGGAGCCATCATTGAATATTTGGTCGATCAGTACGGTGGCGAACAATTGGCACCGCCCTCAGGAACCCCAGAGAGGTGGCGCTACCTCTACTGGTTACATTACGCTGAAGGATCAGCCATGCCACCTTTGCTGCTAAAGCTGGTCTTCGATCGCATTGAGCAGCAACCCGTACCCTTTTTCGTTAAACCAATTGTGGAGCAGATCGCAAGCCGGACTAAGCGTGCTTTCATTGGCCCTCAGATCGCGCTACACCTCAATTACTTAGAAGCAGAATTAGAGAAAAGTCCTTGGTTTGCAGGCAATGATTTCACAGCTGCTGATATACAGATGAGTTTTCCAATTGAGGCAGCTGCTGCACGGGCAGGTTTGGATAATAGTCGCCCAATGTTGACTAAT
Above is a genomic segment from Pseudanabaena sp. FACHB-2040 containing:
- a CDS encoding alpha/beta hydrolase, which translates into the protein MKYLLSAAIASTAILIAATAEAAQVRQVTFESQGETLVGNLYLPDNYTAGQELPGIVVTGSWTSVKEQMSGLYAEELADRGFAALAFDFRNFGESEGAIRALESPAMKIEDIQAAATFMPTLPEVADEQIGGLAICASAGYMAHAIAQGAPLQSFATVAAWLHDAETARALYTPDRYDRLIAASQQAAALYTAEGTVEYTIAATNDETIDLAAMRWADPSFYYTSPDRGAISQYDNRFPVMAWEGWLTFDALAAADGIDVPYFMVHGDQMAIPDNAKAFYASVDAPKSMQWIEGFQMDYYDQPDLVSNAVDLVTDHFRQTLQ
- a CDS encoding AraC family transcriptional regulator, translating into MQALLIEAESGGPNGRLYGDTLTTALAAHFVNHYSTASPLDFSSLKIIDRQRLGSVVDYIEAHLSEDIGLSDLALEAGLSKFHFSRLFKAATGLTPHKYLLKRRIEHAAQALQKRAMTLSEASYLFGFTDQSHFTRVFKQVKGMTPKQFVGIYPDTGSNSKASQQTEADFARIHARHTTGGKRL
- a CDS encoding glutathione S-transferase, with product MITVHHLNNSRSQRILWLLEELGLEYDIKYYERDPETLLAPVSLRQVHPLGKSPVVTDGTMTLAESGAIIEYLVDQYGGEQLAPPSGTPERWRYLYWLHYAEGSAMPPLLLKLVFDRIEQQPVPFFVKPIVEQIASRTKRAFIGPQIALHLNYLEAELEKSPWFAGNDFTAADIQMSFPIEAAAARAGLDNSRPMLTNFLERIHARPAYQRALKQGGAYQLVG